In Colletotrichum destructivum chromosome 1, complete sequence, the sequence TATCAATACGCCAAGCCGGTCTGCAATACCCCAGTCTCGTACAACGGCGGCCAGCGTCATGGCGATATTATCGCCAGTATGAGCCCCTTGTTGTTGACTGAGGGCATTTTCTACGACGAGggccaaggaaaaggagcCTGGAATCAGTTCAAAGGTGGAAGCAACGGGCAAAGTTCTCTATTCCAGTTCCTTTACATAGTCCTGGGAGTGCAACACGGCCCAGTACGAACCAAATCCGGCGACTACTCTCATAAGGAGCCATCCAAATGCTTCTTTCACGAAATGCGAGAGTACATgcctgggcctcgtcgccgatTTCTCAGCCTATTTGCCGACCATCTCAGTCTCCGCGACCTCATCGCCTTGTCCGAAGATGAAAACCACCAAGAGCTATGGGAAGCATATAAATGAACCACGAGAAGCTTGACTAGACTAAGGGACAAGCATTTGGGTGTTGCGGCTCGTTACATCATTCAGCCATCCAAACAGGCTCTAAAACATACAGATAGAGCGGAGGAACTCCGTGGTACAGGGGCTACGCTACTGGTTCCTTTTCTGAAACAGACCAGGAATGATACAAGTCAGGCAGGAATGAGGAAACCGGAAATTTCGAAATAGCTTTGGACGTGAGTCTCAGTCAAGGCGACATAGTTTCGAAAGTCTTTAAGGAACCAAAAGGAAGGTCCCAACCAGTAACTTTGAAACAGCCAGGGCTCATCTCAAAGCAATCAATCAAATTTGACGTCAGATTTGATTGGCTAGTGGAAGGGCAGACTCGATTTTGATTGGTCCAAGTTGACTAatttgattgattgattgctTTAAGATGAGCCCTGGAAACAGCTGCCTCCCTTGATACCAAGATGATTCCCCGATACCTCTTCAGTTTCCGACCATCGCACCGATTGAACGCGCTCACCCGTCTTTGTTGCAAGGACAGAGTAGAGAGGGTTGATACATATCCTCAAGAATTTAGCTCTGCCTAACTTGACGGCTGGTGTTCATGACACATACTCCACATGCATCGGTCTCCACCGACTTGACACTAGCGAGGACTGCGATGGGTCGCGCGACAGTTGGTCATACATTAGGGGATAGCAAAGCGCCAGAAAGCGCGGAATCTAGTCAAAAGCGGAAGTAGTAGACACCCCCGGGGTCGCAGAAAAGGCTCGGTCAGCCTGATGGGAATACTGTCAGAGTGGGTTCCGAAGGACATGCGTAACAAAGTGCTGTCGTGGTGCCGACATGTGGCCGCATGCGTGCGAGTTCCGCGGTTTAGTGCGCGGTCCAGAGCAGAAAAATGGGTAAATCAATCAACTTTGATGACCGGTGTCGACTCGGCTGGAGGACCCTGGTGTCTCTGACTCGGTCAGCTGTTGTGAACATCGTCCGGAAGGATATCCCAGCCGGGAACATCCTGGCGAAACAAAACTGCTCtccgagggagagaggacggAACGGCTCAACAATCGGAGTTGGCACAGCAGGGGTCAgcatcgtcttctcctcaCGTGACGACTGTGCCTGTTTGATTGAGTGATGCCGTCAATAGCCTCTTTAGGAGAGTCTCCAGGTCCGGACCTTTGGTCAACTCAAAAAAAATCTGGAACGCACCGGGATACCTTGAAACTGACGGAAGCTCTGACGAACTCATATCGGACGCTGAGGTTCCGGAGACGCCAGGGACGTTGATTTTTCACGAACGTGCGGCCCTTGAAGCCACCGTCACCCGTCAAACGCCAATTCTGGCTGTGGACAAGCCTGGTTGTAGAGGTGAACTTGATAGTGCAAGAATGGCCAGCAACGAGGTGAGAGCCATCTCGGGCTTCCGTTGTTCCATATGGCACACTTTGCGATGGCGCGCAGAGCCTGAAACGGCTTTGAAGCCACATAGAGATTGCTGACGCCACAAGACGGCGAACATGAGTACGGCTCGGAGATCTTCGAAGGATCTCATGCTCGATACTCTGTCGTGCTGTACTGAAGATCGTTTATCTGCTGTGCTTTGCCGGGCGAGGGGAAGACGCCAAAACTGGCTCTAAAAGCCGACGGACAGACTGCGGAATAAGTCTGGAGTCCCTGGTCAGCAAACAAACAACCCACACACCCCAGCGACACACGGATCCCAGGCCCCTAGtccgaggccaaggatggCGACATTTGTTATCCATACCCACACTAACGTATCGGCGCCTCAGGGAAGCGCCAGCCGAAACTGCCATCCGGTGTCTTTTGTTGACCCGCAGAGCCACAACAGGCTTCGATGTGGATACAAGCGCCCGTTGATACTTTCAACATCCCGGCCCCACTGGCAATAACCAACATTGTCCACAAGGAAACTACAGCCGAGAGCTAAGCCGGTTTCCGCTGTTTTCCCTCGGGGATTCCGAGCCTTGGATGTTTTTGGACCCTCTTGCTGACGAGCTACATGACAGCATACGTGCACCAGAGAATTCGGCAAATCGCTGAAGACACACAAgcgtctccgccgccgaaaTTGGCACATTTAGTATTGCTTTCGGCCTGTTTCGGTAGAGAAAGGACCTCAGCCAGCCGCCAACTGTATGGTGGTCTGGGTGCAGGTTGCCACTTGCGGCTTCCATACCAACTGATAGATCGATGGGCACTTCAACATGGCCAGTTCTTTTCCAGGTCCATGAACGACTTTGGAGTGGTATCCACTTGCAGGGGTCAGATTTCTCTCCACACACCTCAGCGAATGACTTACGTCGTCCTTGTTGTACGCTGTTTAGGTGGAAGCCCATATACTGGGAGGCGGGTGGGAGCCGGAATTCTGCGTCAACAAGGGGATAACGCCAGGGCAAACCAACAGCGGCGCCAGGCTTGGTCCGAATGCAAGATCAGCCTGCATAGAAGACATCGCGCCGGAGACAGTTCATCCCCGGCCTCTCCCTGTTGAACAGCGGCAGATTGGGGAGTAGGGCCAGTGGAAACGTACGGGCTGGCCCTAAAGTCATTGTGGGATTgtgacggttagtcagggtggccagcggaatatgcatatatgagtgagcagaaaagagtgtcttattcgtgCTAAATagtggatggtatcaccacaggcttgtgggcctaatgctatcctaataagtgttacagagctagggccaggtggaaatgacaggctggcctgtttaagtacagtcagaccatcctggatgggttatgtccatgactcgcatagaagcatgcatggattctgtcaaAACCATACCCAGGTTTTCAAAGGTAGCAGAGTTGTTTTTAAAAGttttgttgttgctgttgttgatgattTTCATCTGTTGCATTTAAATTTACCTCCTCCTAATCTGCTAGAACCAACTAGAGCTCCTTAAATGCTGTCCTAGATTAACGATGCTCCCTTCTGGTTGGTCCGGTCTGGTGCTCCCCTCCGGACCCTGACACTATCCAGCAATATCCTATTCCAATAAGGCAAGTTGAAACTCCAATGCGTAGTTAAGTGCTTATCAATTTGGGTTGTATTAAGTTCTTAGGTTCTCAGACTTCAGATGGAGGCTGTCGTGACGCGTCCTGAAGCTGTGATGAGATTCGACCTATAAACATTGAGTATGTGACACCAGAGTACCAGAGTAGGGACTATAAACGAACCGGCAATTTTCCATCTTGTGCTAACTGTTCCTGCTAGTACTTGAATTACTGCTTGCAATacgccgttggcgtcgtGACTATGCCGCGATGACAATAAGGTAGCCGTGTATCCTACCTTCTCCAGGAACACCACAACCGTTAGCGGCATTTTTTTGTGGTCCAGTATATTCGCCGACTTGTCAACGCGTATCAAGTCATGAGCAATGTTAAGGGCCATTCCCAGAGCCGCTATAGAGGACTCTTTTACGGTTGATGTGTCGTTTTTGCGATTAGCACACACGATCCGGTTTTCGTGTAGCTCGATTAGGGCTCTTTACAGTAATTAGCTTGTAAAGACAGACTTGGTGAGAAATGATTACATACAGGAGATATATGACAATCACGCAGTATTGATTTTCCAAATACTTCTGTGATGTTTCCAAGGTGTCATAAATCTTTTGCTGGATTAACATGTCAACCTTCCATGATCCATGATCTTTGAGTGTCCCCAGGCAAAATGAGGGGTCCCTGGTTGTTTTCAGTACACTTTGAAGAGCGTACATGGCCTGGAGTTCGTTGGCAAAAACTCCGGAGTCCATTATCTGGTCAGCGGAAAATGAGAGCATCGTTCTTGGAGACAAGGCATTTGAGTCGATGCACGAGCTCCATAGCTCGTCGTTTCCCGGAAGGATGTCACCTGTTTGTGCTTCGCGGACGAGTAGCGTTCGTTCGCACAAATCGCAAGAGTAGTCGTTCAGTCTGTCAAGGAAATAAATGGCCCACCACACTCGCGTCCGCTCCTCACGGTGAGCATCTGTACAATCCAGAGACTGATGCAAGCCCATAGTGCAGTGCCCGTCAGTGAAGCGGCGAACCTTTTGCAAGTCGCCGACAGTGAAGTCGTCCATGAACCACAGCATCGTCCGAGGAACATCCGCAGGGTTGAGACGCTGTGATGCTGTGGTGCTCGGGACTGCCACAGAGGCTGCTCGCGTGCTTTTCCGTCTTGACTGAGGCTGTGGCTGAGCAGGTGAGGAGACACCATTCGCAACGGTTTCCACGGGAAGCGTCGACTGCCGTTTGGTAGAGAGGGAGGATTTCGGCGTCGTCTGGGGTGGGATCGAGGCGTCGGGAGGAGCTTGTGATTGTCTCCGCTTCGAAGAAAACAAtttgggagggggagacTTGGTTGCAGATGTCAAGTCATACCTAGAGGCTGTAGAATTACGTTAGTGACTGAGTGACGAAAGGGCATCAGCGTGAAAACCCACACCGCCGGCGCTTATCGCTGACAGGTTCGGGCTGCTCGGCCAGATTCTCTCTCTTGCGCTTCGTTGCTTGCTTGGAAGGCGCGGGAGTCCCGATAGAGGCCTTGACATCCTGCTTCTCCAGTTCAACGTCCTCGTTGTTTTCTGCTCGGGCCATCAGGCCCAAGAGAGCCGCCTTCGTACTCTCGTCATCCACGTATCCGCAGTAGTCGGTCATAACACCAGGCGCGTCGATGCGCATCTTAACGGCCGGCTCCCAGGACACATCCTCTCCCTCATCCGAGTATCCTAGCCACTGGACAAGCACCTGCCATTGGCCGCGGACGCGACGGTGTCGCCGAAACCGGAAGGGATGATACAGCTCTCCGATACCGAGGACGTCTTGTCGAGTTCTACCCTTGAAGCTCGCCCAGTAATCGTAGAGAAGAGTCGGTCGGTGTTCCTGGACATCCCATTCGGAGATATCCTTGCGTGCGCCTTTGACAAGGACAGTGAGGGTCACGAGTGCCGTATCGGGATCGAGGGAATGTGCGACAATCTTTTCGATGGTGTCGTAGGGGAAGTCTGTTCAGGGAAGTGACGTCAACATCAATTGGTGCATCAACTTAAACATCAAGCTGTGTAAGAAGCAAGCACTACTTTGCAGCGCGACGCAAATGATGCGAAGGGCACAGGTTGTGGGGGCGATGCCGCGAAGAACTTGTCTCAAAAATATGTCGCGTGTGAGACGCGTTCGCGTCGGTGGCActgtctttttttctttctttttttcgtATCTTCTTTGTTTTCCATTTTTCTTCCGCTTCATTCCTGCGGTCGgagggccggcgccgaaggcTGGAGGTGGCCTTTACGACATCAGCAGCTCTCCTTTCACAATCGCCGATCTGCTTCAGAAACAAGATTTCTTTAGTGCGATGACAGGACTCAGCTTTGAAAACGGCACTCCGGAGGAATTACCTAAAGCGTTGAAAGATGGCGAGAGTCAGGGCGGGCTAGAAGCAGAGATGGAAAAGCTGAAGACATTGCTTAAAGCATGTTGATATAACGTGGATGATGATCAAAATATGAGTAGACTGAAGCGTTTGAACTAGAAGCATCCCTAGCTTATAGACATTACGGCCAGCGTTAGTAAGTTGCTACTAGTACATTCTCCGGTGAGACTCGGTCGTAACAACAGTCATTTGTATATATCCAGTCTTGATAGTGCTATCTATACAGCCCTGGCTGAGAATGTACATCCCACAGCGTACATATTGTGATGAGTCGGTTGGTGTAGTATGGCGCTGGCATACTTGGCTAAAGCTCTGAGCTTTCTTTCAACCAAGCCAATCCCCATTTGAGACCCGGGGCTGTAGTTATCCCTGGTCTGTTTTGATTTCATAAGTCCAGGTACTTTTCAATGAGGTATGTTAAACTCACGAGCGCTGCAGAAGCGAGAATTGGCCACCGCCCAATCACTGCAGTCTTCTCTAGCGCATCGAGTGCTTCCGGCGGCTTGGTCGGCAGGGGCCATGCTGTTGACAGGTGTTTCGATGGTTGTGAGCAACATAGTTTCCGACGTGGGATAGTGTTTAAAATTGCGAGTGGGACAAAGCAGTATCGATGTTGGAGGAGAGTAGAGAGACTGATGGAACTGCGGAAAGATTTGGAGCGATAGAGCTCTGTGTTTAACCTCCTTTTCTAGGACTATCTCTTGAGGGAGGTTGTAGCGCTGTTGCGGTTAGAACCGGCTGATAGTAGTTGCCTGATTGGATTATCTGCAGTCATCAATAGAAATGGAAAGGCCGGTGTTGAAAACGCCTGAGATGTGACAACGATTTGACACGAGGACAGCCACGGTACGATTGAAAGGCAGGCAACATGCGAGCTGGGAATATGTGCAGATAATGATTGGCGGTACTTTGATAAACGGGCGCAGTATGATACATGCCGTGTCATGAATGCAGGCGATAGAACGCTCGGCAACGACCCGGCATAATACCTCACCGCCTACTGTGGTATATATGCGGGGTTGTGACGTCGTAGGACTTCCCCTCGTGCCTTCCCCCTTTTCAACGCCAGTGAATCTCGATCTGGTCACCTTTGCTATCTGCGATCAACTCTACGCTGCCATGGTCCAAAGGTTTTTCGACTGTTCGGTGCCCACGTGCCGAAGACCAAGTGCCCGTTCGGTAGGGGCTGGTTGTGATATTTGCAGCCGTCACTTCTGCAGGCTACATCTTTCCCGGAACTTCCATCAATGCGACGCTACGGTAAGTCGCGCAGGTTGGACGTATGGCCGCGTGCTATGCTGATCACAAATGCGTTCCAAGTCCCTTGACGACGCAGCTTATCAAGCCCTCATGGCCGCTGAGATCGACCGTCTTCGTGCTCGAATCAACGGACCAGCGGTTTGCAAGCTTGCCTCCAGCCTAAATGCAGGGAAGCCTTGTGTACTAGAATATCCTTCAAAGGTTGTAGGATTAGAATCTCTCACGGGCTGTGCAAATTACCATGCTCGCGTCCAGTTTGAGGATGGGTCGCCTCCGTGGCTTTTACGAGTGCCGCGAGTTACTGGCTTTGCTGTTGGCCTTCCTTTACCTCTTGCCGAATACCTGATTCAAAGCGAGTATGCGACTCTAAAATTCCTGGAGACTACCAAAGTGCCAGCGCCGCGGGCATTCTCGTTTGGTATCCCGTCCCAGGGAACCGATTGTGGCGTCGGAGTCTGCTTTCTTCTGATGGAGGAGTTAGCTGGTAGACCTTgggatggccgaggagacaCCTCGAAGGTTTGGCAACGCCTTGGAGAGATCCTGGCGGAATTGGAGAAGCATGAGTTTCACCAAGCCGGTTCTCTATGTGTCGAGTACCCTCAAGATCAACCTTCAGTttctgctgcagcaagcgACAGATTCGTTTGCCTCGACCCTTGGGGCCCATTTGAAACGGCAACAGATTATTACTCAGCCTGGGCCGAACAGCATCTCGCGCTGATTGTTGACGGCCAGCTGTACCCACAATTCCCGATCGAGGCCTACCTGGTGTATCGATTCCTGAAGAGGAACGCGAGCACGTtggccgatggcgatgatgggtTTTTTCTCAGGCATGTTGACGACAAAGGTGATCACTTGATGGTTGACGAGCAAACCAACATCGTTGGTATCGTTGACTGGCAGATGGCACGTGTCGTTCCGCGACGAGAGGCATTTGCGTTGTCACTTATCTCCGCGGATATGGGTGCTCTGTGTGATGGTAAAGTGTCGCTTAGTGCGAAGGACGTCGCACTTGCCGATGCTTTGCGGGAAAAGAGCGCACGATTGGCGGAATGCATGGGGGATGAGAAAATGAGGCGATTCTTTTGGGGATTGGGGCTAGAGCATGATTGGACCTTTGCATTACCGTTAGCGAAGGCCATACTTCAGGTCTTCGGAGTAGAACAGGGCTGGGACGAATGGAGAGAGGAACAGTTGAGGGAGTGCAAGAGCGACGAACGTCTGACAGCGCTTTTGAAAGTTTGTTGACCAGCTGTGGTGTCGTTCGCAGCACAGGGCGGAAACTTGTATCTGGTTTAGCCGTGCACGGCAACCTTCATagttgagttgagttgagttgagttgTATGCCTACTCGGATGTAGCCGCTATTAAATCCCTCTGTACCTAGTCGCGGGGATATCTGAGAATATGAGGAAAAGGACGATTTTCGAATTCTACTGGAGAAAATCAGCTTGTTTTCATctttgttgttgctgttgaggGTTATTTGGGTGTTTTGCGAAGGGGCGGTATCGAGACGCGTGGCGCGGCGCTAGTGGACCCACTTTCGGCGCGTCCCGTCGTGAAACATGCAGGCGGATTCGGACACAATCAACGTCGCGTCCGACTCCGGGGAGGCCAGCGGAACGGAGCGGCCACCGCGACGGATACGCAGACCGACGACCAAAGCCCAACTGAACGAAGGAAACCGAGAGATTGCCGACGATGGAAGCGCAGAACCGAGCTATCAGGGAGGAAATGGGGTGCGGAGGGCGACCACCAGGGGCGCGTCAGCCGCGAGAGGAAGGGCCAAGGCGACCGAGAACGACGACAGAGCGCTGATCCTGGCCATGGGAAGGCAGATGAAGGAACTGCATGCATCCCTCCAGGTGGTGTTCGACGCATGGAAGAAATCGGAGCTGCGCAACAAGGATATCCAAACCGAGCTTCGACAAGTCACGGACGAACTTCGGACGGCAAACGAGGAACTCGGAGCAATCAAGGACGAGCTGCAGACGGTCCGTGGTGACCTGCAAGCCTTGATGAGACAGGCTGAAGACGATAACAAGAGGACGCACGAAAGGCTCGAGGCGTTAGCGACTCTGGCTTCGGCGCGTAGCGATCCCAGTCCATCCTacgccgccgttgcccgATTCCCCCCAACCGGCCAGACCGGCGATGCACGGACGCGTACGTCCGGCGCAACACCGCCCAACGTGACCGACACTCTATACTGCACGATTGACACCTCCAAAGTTGAAGCGGAAGAGGGCAACAAGCCCAACGCGGGCACGATCAGAGCAGCGGTGGAAAAGGAGATGCGTGCGGACGGGCGTACGGGATGGCGGTGCCAGGCCGTGACCGTGAACCCAAGGAATGGGGATCTAATCAGAATCGTCTGCCGAGACGACGCGGAACACCGGATGGTCAAGCAAATCGCGGAGACGAAGATTGCCCCGGGTATGCGCGTccgggacgacgacctgTATCCGATCAAGGTAGACTTTGTGCGATGGTCAGCAGTGtgggaagagaaaggaaagTACAGAAGTGAAGTAGCAGAGGAGTTCAGCAAGGAAAACGACACCACCGTTGCCAAAATCGTATGGCTAAGCGACCAAGAAAACCCGAAACAGTACGGATCGATGGCGGTCTACTTGACCAAAGCCAGTGACGCCAGAAGGCTCATCTCAGAGGGTTATTTCCACGCCGGCGGAGAGTCGGGAAGTACGGGAGTGTTCAAACCGCAGTCTCGGATACATCAGTGCTTCAAATGCCAGCAGATCGTCCGACATAAGGCAGAGAAATGCGAAAACAGCCTAGTATGCGGGCGGTGCGCCAAGGAGGGCCATCACCACAGGGAGTGCCGCGAGACAGTACTGAAGTCTGTTCCCTGCGGTGGTCCGCACGAATCTTTCAGCAAGAAGTGTCCGAAGCTCTACCCATCTCTCCATGAGTAGAAACCTTCAGATTCTCCAACTGAATGTGAGGAAACAGGATGCAGTGCACGAAAGCCTTATGGACGATGAACAACTGCGAGACTTCACAGTCATAGCAGTGCAGGAACCATGGgtgtggaagagagagggtaAGATCCTGACGGTGCCGATGCAGCACAGTAGGTGTACGAGGATGCTTCCGACGGCGTGGAGAGAGGAAGGACGGTGGGGGATGAGGAGTATGCTGTGGGTGAACAGGGAGGTTGAAGCGGAGCAGGTGCCGATACCGTCACCGGACATGACCGGAGCCATCCTTCGACTCTCAGGTCGGCGAGTGCTGGTTGTGTCGGTGTACGTGCCGGTACAAGAGCCCGAGATGCTTCGCCAGACATGTTCCCTGTTACGGCAAGCAATCGCGGGAGTCAGAAGTGGCACGGGCGAGGTGGTGGATGTGGTCTTCGTCGGAGACTTCAATCGACACGACCAACTATGGGGAGGGGACGACGTCTCAGCGATTAGACAGGGAGAGGCGGACCTGATCATCGACTTGATGAGCGACCTGTCACTCAGAAGCCTCTTGCCTCGAGGGACGAAGACGTGGCACAAGCACGACGCGGCAACAACGATTGATCTGTCAATCGCGTCGGAGGAGCTGGCAAGAATGATGACAAGATGCGCTGTGCACGAGACAGACCACGGATCGGACCATCAAGCGATCGAGACAACGTTTGAGATTGCGACTCCAGACACGGACGACAAGCCCCGGCTTCTATTCAAGAACGCTCCATGGAAGGCGATCAATGCCAGGATTGAGGCGACACTGCAACGTACTCCTACAGGAGGGACGGTACAACAACAGACGGACCGGCTCATGTCGGCAGTAGTGGAAGCAGTAGAGGCGTTGACGCCTACGGCCAACCCGTCTAGATATGCGAAGAGGTGGTGGACTGACGACCTCACCCAGCTGCGTCGGATCCACACATTCTGGAGAAGCCGAGCGAGGGCGGAGAGACGGGCCGGCCACTGTCCGCCGGATCTCGAGGAGCAAGCACGGGCAGCGGCGAAGCAGTACCACGACGCGATCCGACAACAAAAGAAGAACCACTGGCATGAGTTTCTGGCCGATGACACGAACATCTGGAAGGCAGCCAAGTATCTAGGCAGCGACAAAGGTGCCTCGTTCGACAAGATCCCCCAGCTTACCAGAGCGGACGGTTCAAAGACGGAAGAGGCCGGAGAACAGGCGGAGAAACTGCCAGCTACCTTCTTCCCTCCGCTCCCAGACaacatcgaggacgaggggcAGCGTCCACAGCGGCCGCCTGTACCATTCCCCGATATCACCTTAGACGAGGTGGAGAGACAGCTGTTTGCAGCGAAATCGTGGAAAGCACCCGGAGAGGATGGGTTGCCGGTAGCCGTGTGGAAGCAGACGTGGCCCGCAGTAAAACATCGGGTTCACGCGCTGTTCCAAGCCTCGGTGGATGCGGGAGAACTGCCTAGGCAGTGGAGGCATGCGAAGATCATCCCGCTGAGGAAACCGAACAAGGACGACTACACCATCGCGAAGGCCTGGCGACCGATCTCGCTGCTGTCAACACTAGGGAAGGTGCTTgagtcggtgatggccgagAGGATATCACACGCGGTTGAGACATTCGGGCTCCTGCCTGCAAGCCACTTCGGTGCTCGGAAGCAGCGGTCGGCAGAACAAGCCTTGGTGTTGCTTCAGGAGTACATCTACAGAGcgtggaggaagagaaaagtCCTCAGCTTGGTCAGTTTCGACGTCAAAGGCGCGTACAATGGGGTGTACAAAGAAAGACTGCTTCAGAGACTCAAAGCGAGGGGAATACCGGAAAAGCTGGTGAAGTGGGTTGACGCTTTCTGTTCACAACGAACAGCAAGCATTCAGGTCAACGGCCAGTACTCGGAGTTCCGCTCTCTGCCTCAAGCTGGGCTACCTCAGGGCTCACCACTGTCCCCTGTtctgtttctcttcttcaacgccgactTGGTCCAGCACCAGATCGACGAAAATGGAGGTTCGTTAGCATTCGTTGACGACTATACGGCATGGGTCACCGGGCCATCTCGAGAGGCGAACCGACAAGGGATTCAGGCCATCATCGGTAGAGCACTCGATTGGGAAAGGCGAAGCGGGGCGACATTCGAAgcagacaagacggccattATACACTTCACCCGTAACTGGCGACAGCCGGAAGACTATTTAACCTTCAACATCAAAGGGGATGCAGTCAGGCCCAAAGATAGCGTTAAGGTTCTAGGCGTGGTCATGGACACGAAACTCCACTTCGAGCAACACGTGGCAGAAGCGGCGACGAAAGGCCTCGAAGCGGTACTGGAACTTAGACGACTAAAGGGCCTatccccgtcgac encodes:
- a CDS encoding Putative aminoglycoside phosphotransferase, protein kinase-like domain superfamily, encoding MRSKSLDDAAYQALMAAEIDRLRARINGPAVCKLASSLNAGKPCVLEYPSKVVGLESLTGCANYHARVQFEDGSPPWLLRVPRVTGFAVGLPLPLAEYLIQSEYATLKFLETTKVPAPRAFSFGIPSQGTDCGVGVCFLLMEELAGRPWDGRGDTSKVWQRLGEILAELEKHEFHQAGSLCVEYPQDQPSVSAAASDRFVCLDPWGPFETATDYYSAWAEQHLALIVDGQLYPQFPIEAYLVYRFLKRNASTLADGDDGFFLRHVDDKGDHLMVDEQTNIVGIVDWQMARVVPRREAFALSLISADMGALCDGKVSLSAKDVALADALREKSARLAECMGDEKMRRFFWGLGLEHDWTFALPLAKAILQVFGVEQGWDEWREEQLRECKSDERLTALLKVC
- a CDS encoding Putative chromo/chromo shadow domain, Chromo-like domain superfamily protein, which translates into the protein MLLTTIETPVNSMAPADQAAGSTRCAREDCSDWAVANSRFCSAHFPYDTIEKIVAHSLDPDTALVTLTVLVKGARKDISEWDVQEHRPTLLYDYWASFKGRTRQDVLGIGELYHPFRFRRHRRVRGQWQVLVQWLGYSDEGEDVSWEPAVKMRIDAPGVMTDYCGYVDDESTKAALLGLMARAENNEDVELEKQDVKASIGTPAPSKQATKRKRENLAEQPEPVSDKRRRYDLTSATKSPPPKLFSSKRRQSQAPPDASIPPQTTPKSSLSTKRQSTLPVETVANGVSSPAQPQPQSRRKSTRAASVAVPSTTASQRLNPADVPRTMLWFMDDFTVGDLQKVRRFTDGHCTMGLHQSLDCTDAHREERTRVWWAIYFLDRLNDYSCDLCERTLLVREAQTGDILPGNDELWSSCIDSNALSPRTMLSFSADQIMDSGVFANELQAMYALQSVLKTTRDPSFCLGTLKDHGSWKVDMLIQQKIYDTLETSQKYLENQYCVIVIYLLVLYSGSGNGP